One genomic window of Centropristis striata isolate RG_2023a ecotype Rhode Island chromosome 20, C.striata_1.0, whole genome shotgun sequence includes the following:
- the rrbp1a gene encoding ribosome-binding protein 1a isoform X1 — translation MDIYDPQTLGIMVFGGFMVISALGIALVSTFSMKETSYEEALAKQRRELGKIHSTRSEKKKKDKVSEKKSKGKKKEEKPNGKIPEPEKNQEEVEAEAIIELAVAPVVAAAAPPVPTPEPVSAVQVKTNAAAAPEDTQPKMAAEPSPALTEPSPAPSPKDKKKKKVAKVEPAQTAPLVAAPAPVKSSAVPASTQPPVSAQTKAITPSSAPATAKSTPAPATAKSATAKSAPATAKSAPAPAKSAPAPAPATAKSAPAPAKSAPSKSAPATAKSASATAKSAPAPAKGAAAPAKSSPAPSKNLPVLEAVTKDVPVMAVPPVGSQQAPSVAGKVQEPKKKASKKKTEPVAALDSADAPLYLPYKALVSTISSMVFSEGEAHRIIEILSEKVGIIQDTWHMATQKGDPIAMLKKQLDEREKQLAAEQEDASLAKNRLRELTKELSAEKSKVASVETRLSSLLSKREQEMIALQARMQASYQDHVAQTQGLNAKIVSLQDQLEKGPNAQLARLQQENSILRDALNQATSQAESKQNAELAKLRQECTKLTKELGEKTESLLADEHIRKGLEAKVLATEKQLSLFQANHGESEQALQTRLEEVCEELRAAQSRNNSLQATLDKAQQETSTLSEFQVRTERLEAEISKRSGEADALTAQLEETQAEKSQLEQQVATINSLLEASQTKNEEVNQGSTAEVEQLKYSLQERENQLNTLHEELKQLQMKQEAADNTIIELEQGNKREDLSLITSLQDELANLKEEMANHGESEQAFQRKFEEVCEELRATQDRNNSLQATLDKSQQETSTLSEFQVRTERLEAEISKRSGEADALTAQLEETQAEKSQLEQQVATINSLLEASQTKNEEVNQVNTAEVEQLKYSLQERENQLNTLHEELKQLQMKQEAAENIFVELEQKNKSGDVSFITSLQNELANLKEELVERTTDLEVLQNSVTKKDGLIISLQEEQREVRENATNYAQNITAQMTAFQTETKEILQTLFPQMPVDTEQSDWLQVFTQKAQEALSQQRREAQLCTELLEKMKEAEESHGALQAECEQYRTVLAETEGMLKHLQNSVEEEELVWKSKMAELEDQLRMALERAGKLEEQNQSVEQLKGHMMLLEAQLEKQSENQGMSEELEQVKLQLVDCQSQLDLAQKEAQAHKEELAQVREQLCEIMVRAQQEQNGPADAQPSQFQNELSQTTEKLHGEVAQRQLLSQEFEQAQETIRELQAQLDLLKVSSESPQVETEDVGQLKERLEKEKKLSKDLGQAATKLQQLLKATQEQLTKERDTVRTLQEHLEGKGEYVELKEGTSV, via the exons ATGGATATCTATGACCCTCAGACCCTTGGGATAATGGTGTTTGGTGGATTCATGGTGATCTCTGCTCTTGGGATCGCTCTTGTCTCCACCTTCTCCATGAAGGAGACCTCCTATGAGGAGGCCCTGGCAAAACAACGCAGAGAGTTGGGTAAGATACATTCTACTCGGtctgagaaaaagaagaaggacaAAGTATCTGAAAAGAAGAGcaaaggaaagaagaaagaggaaaagCCCAATGGAAAGATCCCAGAACCTGAAAAAAATCAAGAGGAAGTTGAAGCTGAAGCAATTATTGAGCTTGCTGTTGCTCCAGtggtagctgctgctgctcctcctgtccCGACTCCTGAACCTGTCTCTGCTGTTCAGGTTAAGACGAATGCGGCTGCAGCACCGGAAGACACACAGCCAAAGATGGCTGCCGAACCGAGTCCTGCTCTTACCGAGCCCTCACCTGCACCTTCACCTaaagataaaaagaagaagaaggtggctAAGGTCGAGCCAGCCCAAACAGCCCCTCTTGTTGCTGCCCCTGCACCAGTCAAGTCCTCCGCAGTCCCTGCATCAACTCAACCCCCTGTGTCTGCCCAGACTAAGGCAATCACCCCATCGTCTGCCCCTGCCACTGCAAAGTCTACCCCTGCCCCTGCCACTGCGAAGTCTGCCACTGCAAAGTCTGCCCCTGCTACTGCAAAGTCTGCCCCTGCCCCTGCTAAATCTGCACCTGCCCCTGCCCCTGCCACTGCAAAATCTGCCCCTGCCCCTGCAAAATCTGCCCCTTCCAAATCTGCCCCTGCCACTGCAAAATCTGCCTCTGCAACTGCAAAGTCTGCCCCTGCTCCAGCCAAAGGTGCTGCAGCCCCAGCCAAGTCTTCACCTGCTCCATCCAAGAATCTCCCAGTGCTGGAAGCGGTTACTAAAGACGTCCCAGTGATGGCCGTGCCCCCAGTAGGATCTCAGCAGGCTCCTTCTGTTGCAGGAAAAGTACAGGAGCCTAAGAAGAAGGCATCCAAGAAAAAGACTGAGCCTG TGGCAGCATTGGATTCTGCTGATGCTCCTCTGTACCTGCCATACAAGGCTCTGGTGTCCACCATCAGTAGCATGGTGTTCAGTGAGGGAGAGGCTCACAGGATCATCGAGATCCTGTCTGAGAAAGTCGGCATCATTCAGGACACCTGGCACATG GCCACTCAGAAAGGAGATCCCATAGCCATGCTGAAGAAGCAACTGGACGAGAGGGAGAAACAGCTGGCAGCAGAACAAGAGGATGCTTCTTTGGCAAAAAACCGTCTCAGAGAACTCACCAAG gaacTGTCTGCTGAGAAGTCCAAGGTGGCCAGTGTGGAGACGAGGCTGAGTTCCCTACTGAGTAAGAGGGAGCAGGAAATGATTGCTCTGCAAGCACGCATGCAGGCCAGTTACCAGGACCATGTAGCACAGACCCAGGGGCTCAATGCAAAG ATCGTCAGCCTGCAGGACCAACTGGAAAAAGGACCCAATGCCCAGCTGGCCCGTCTGCAGCAGGAAAACTCCATTCTCCGTGATGCCCTTAACCAAGCCACTAGTCAGGCTGAGAGCAA GCAAAATGCCGAGCTGGCCAAGCTGCGTCAGGAATGCACAAAGTTAACCAAGGAACTTGGAGAGAAGACAGAAAGTCTGCTTGCTGATGAGCACATCAGGAAAGGACTGGAGGCCAAGGTCCTCGCTACTGAGAAGCAGCTCTCCTTGTTTCAG GCAAACCATGGGGAGAGCGAGCAGGCTTTGCAGACAAGATTGGAGGAGGTGTGTGAAGAGCTCAGAGCAGCACAGAGTAGAAACAACAGCCTGCAGGCCACTTTGGACAAAGCCCAGCAAGAGACCAGCACACTCTCAG AGTTTCAGGTGCGTACTGAGAGATTGGAGGCGGAGATCAGTAAGCGTTCAGGTGAGGCGGATGCCCTCACTGCACAGCTGGAGGAGACACAGGCAGAGAAAAGCCAGCTTGAACAGCAGGTGGCCACTATCAACTCTCTGCTTGAGGCCAGTCAGACCAAAAATGAGGAGGTAAACCAG GGGAGTACTGCAGAAGTTGAACAGCTAAAGTACAG CCTTCAGGAGCGAGAGAACCAGTTGAACACACTGCATGAGGAACTGAAGCAACTGCAGATGAAGCAGGAAGCTGCT GACAACACTATCATTGAGCTAGAGCAGGGAAATAAGAG AGAGGATCTCAGCCTTATCACATCACTTCAGGATGAACTTGCGAACCTCAAAGAAGAGATG GCCAACCATGGGGAGAGCGAGCAGGCTTTTCAGAGGAAATTTGAGGAGGTGTGTGAGGAGCTCAGAGCAACACAGGATAGAAACAACAGCCTGCAGGCCACTTTGGACAAATCCCAGCAAGAGACCAGCACACTCTCAG AGTTTCAGGTGCGCACTGAGAGATTGGAGGCGGAGATCAGTAAGCGTTCAGGTGAGGCGGATGCCCTCACTGCACAGCTGGAGGAGACACAGGCAGAGAAAAGCCAGCTTGAACAGCAGGTGGCCACTATCAACTCTCTGCTTGAGGCCAGTCAGACCAAAAATGAGGAGGTAAACCAG GTGAATACTGCAGAAGTTGAACAGCTAAAGTACAG CCTTCAGGAGCGAGAGAACCAGTTGAACACACTGCATGAGGAACTGAAGCAACTGCAGATGAAGCAGGAAGCTGCT GAGAACATTTTTGTTGAGCTAGAGCAGAAGAATAAGAG TGGGGATGTCAGCTTTATCACATCACTTCAGAATGAACTTGCAAACCTCAAAGAAGAGCTG GTAGAGAGAACCACTGATCTTGAAGTACTACAAAACAG CGTGACTAAGAAGGATGGCCTTATCATATCACTacaagaggagcagagagaagtGAGAGAAAATGCGACCAATTATGCT CAAAACATTACAGCACAAATGACAGCTTTTCAAACTGAAACCAAAGAAATTCTCCAGACACTGTTCCCACAGATGCCTGTTGACACAGAGCAG tCCGACTGGTTACAAGTGTTTACGCAGAAAGCTCAGGAGGCTCTCAGCCAGCAGAGACGGGAGGCTCAGTTGTGCACT GAGTTGCTTGAGAAAATGAAGGAGGCTGAGGAGAGCCATGGCGCACTGCAGGCAGAATGTGAACAGTACAGGACAGTCCTGGCTGAAACG GAAGGAATGCTGAAACATCTGCAAAACAGTGTGGAGGAAGAAGAGCTCGTATGGAAGTCAAAGATGGCTGAGTTAGAGGATCAGCTGAGAATG GCTTTGGAGAGGGCCGGCAAGCTGGAGGAACAAAACCAAAGTGTAGAACAG TTGAAGGGGCACATGATGCTTCTGGAAGCCCAGCTGGAGAAGCAGTCGGAGAACCAGGGGATGTCAGAGGAGCTAGAACAG GTGAAGCTGCAGCTGGTGGATTGTCAGAGCCAGCTGGATTTGGCCCAGAAGGAGGCCCAGGCACACAAGGAGGAGCTTGCACAG GTCAGAGAGCAGCTCTGCGAGATCATGGTGCGGGCTCAGCAAGAGCAGAATGGCCCAGCTGATGCTCAACCCAGTCAG TTTCAGAACGAGTTGAGTCAGACGACTGAGAAGCTGCACGGGGAGGTGGCTCAGAGACAGCTGCTTTCACAAGAGTTTGAGCAG GCCCAGGAGACTATCAGAGAACTTCAGGCTCAGTTGGATCTTCTGAAGGTTTCTTCAGAGTCACCACAAGTTGAAACAGAAGATGTTGGTCAGCTGAAG GAGCGcctggagaaagagaaaaagcttTCCAAAGACCTGGGCCAGGCAGCCACCAAGCTCCAGCAGCTCCTCAAAGCCACTCAGGAGCAACTGAccaaagagagagacacagtgagAACACTACAGGAGCACCTGGAAGGCAAG gGAGAATACGTGGAGCTAAAGGAAGGAACGTCCGTCTGA
- the rrbp1a gene encoding ribosome-binding protein 1a isoform X3 yields MDIYDPQTLGIMVFGGFMVISALGIALVSTFSMKETSYEEALAKQRRELGKIHSTRSEKKKKDKVSEKKSKGKKKEEKPNGKIPEPEKNQEEVEAEAIIELAVAPVVAAAAPPVPTPEPVSAVQVKTNAAAAPEDTQPKMAAEPSPALTEPSPAPSPKDKKKKKVAKVEPAQTAPLVAAPAPVKSSAVPASTQPPVSAQTKAITPSSAPATAKSTPAPATAKSATAKSAPATAKSAPAPAKSAPAPAPATAKSAPAPAKSAPSKSAPATAKSASATAKSAPAPAKGAAAPAKSSPAPSKNLPVLEAVTKDVPVMAVPPVGSQQAPSVAGKVQEPKKKASKKKTEPVAALDSADAPLYLPYKALVSTISSMVFSEGEAHRIIEILSEKVGIIQDTWHMATQKGDPIAMLKKQLDEREKQLAAEQEDASLAKNRLRELTKELSAEKSKVASVETRLSSLLSKREQEMIALQARMQASYQDHVAQTQGLNAKIVSLQDQLEKGPNAQLARLQQENSILRDALNQATSQAESKQNAELAKLRQECTKLTKELGEKTESLLADEHIRKGLEAKVLATEKQLSLFQANHGESEQALQTRLEEVCEELRAAQSRNNSLQATLDKAQQETSTLSEFQVRTERLEAEISKRSGEADALTAQLEETQAEKSQLEQQVATINSLLEASQTKNEEVNQGSTAEVEQLKYSLQERENQLNTLHEELKQLQMKQEAADNTIIELEQGNKREDLSLITSLQDELANLKEEMANHGESEQAFQRKFEEVCEELRATQDRNNSLQATLDKSQQETSTLSEFQVRTERLEAEISKRSGEADALTAQLEETQAEKSQLEQQVATINSLLEASQTKNEEVNQVNTAEVEQLKYSLQERENQLNTLHEELKQLQMKQEAAENIFVELEQKNKSGDVSFITSLQNELANLKEELVERTTDLEVLQNSVTKKDGLIISLQEEQREVRENATNYAQNITAQMTAFQTETKEILQTLFPQMPVDTEQSDWLQVFTQKAQEALSQQRREAQLCTELLEKMKEAEESHGALQAECEQYRTVLAETEGMLKHLQNSVEEEELVWKSKMAELEDQLRMALERAGKLEEQNQSVEQLKGHMMLLEAQLEKQSENQGMSEELEQVKLQLVDCQSQLDLAQKEAQAHKEELAQFQNELSQTTEKLHGEVAQRQLLSQEFEQAQETIRELQAQLDLLKVSSESPQVETEDVGQLKERLEKEKKLSKDLGQAATKLQQLLKATQEQLTKERDTVRTLQEHLEGKGEYVELKEGTSV; encoded by the exons ATGGATATCTATGACCCTCAGACCCTTGGGATAATGGTGTTTGGTGGATTCATGGTGATCTCTGCTCTTGGGATCGCTCTTGTCTCCACCTTCTCCATGAAGGAGACCTCCTATGAGGAGGCCCTGGCAAAACAACGCAGAGAGTTGGGTAAGATACATTCTACTCGGtctgagaaaaagaagaaggacaAAGTATCTGAAAAGAAGAGcaaaggaaagaagaaagaggaaaagCCCAATGGAAAGATCCCAGAACCTGAAAAAAATCAAGAGGAAGTTGAAGCTGAAGCAATTATTGAGCTTGCTGTTGCTCCAGtggtagctgctgctgctcctcctgtccCGACTCCTGAACCTGTCTCTGCTGTTCAGGTTAAGACGAATGCGGCTGCAGCACCGGAAGACACACAGCCAAAGATGGCTGCCGAACCGAGTCCTGCTCTTACCGAGCCCTCACCTGCACCTTCACCTaaagataaaaagaagaagaaggtggctAAGGTCGAGCCAGCCCAAACAGCCCCTCTTGTTGCTGCCCCTGCACCAGTCAAGTCCTCCGCAGTCCCTGCATCAACTCAACCCCCTGTGTCTGCCCAGACTAAGGCAATCACCCCATCGTCTGCCCCTGCCACTGCAAAGTCTACCCCTGCCCCTGCCACTGCGAAGTCTGCCACTGCAAAGTCTGCCCCTGCTACTGCAAAGTCTGCCCCTGCCCCTGCTAAATCTGCACCTGCCCCTGCCCCTGCCACTGCAAAATCTGCCCCTGCCCCTGCAAAATCTGCCCCTTCCAAATCTGCCCCTGCCACTGCAAAATCTGCCTCTGCAACTGCAAAGTCTGCCCCTGCTCCAGCCAAAGGTGCTGCAGCCCCAGCCAAGTCTTCACCTGCTCCATCCAAGAATCTCCCAGTGCTGGAAGCGGTTACTAAAGACGTCCCAGTGATGGCCGTGCCCCCAGTAGGATCTCAGCAGGCTCCTTCTGTTGCAGGAAAAGTACAGGAGCCTAAGAAGAAGGCATCCAAGAAAAAGACTGAGCCTG TGGCAGCATTGGATTCTGCTGATGCTCCTCTGTACCTGCCATACAAGGCTCTGGTGTCCACCATCAGTAGCATGGTGTTCAGTGAGGGAGAGGCTCACAGGATCATCGAGATCCTGTCTGAGAAAGTCGGCATCATTCAGGACACCTGGCACATG GCCACTCAGAAAGGAGATCCCATAGCCATGCTGAAGAAGCAACTGGACGAGAGGGAGAAACAGCTGGCAGCAGAACAAGAGGATGCTTCTTTGGCAAAAAACCGTCTCAGAGAACTCACCAAG gaacTGTCTGCTGAGAAGTCCAAGGTGGCCAGTGTGGAGACGAGGCTGAGTTCCCTACTGAGTAAGAGGGAGCAGGAAATGATTGCTCTGCAAGCACGCATGCAGGCCAGTTACCAGGACCATGTAGCACAGACCCAGGGGCTCAATGCAAAG ATCGTCAGCCTGCAGGACCAACTGGAAAAAGGACCCAATGCCCAGCTGGCCCGTCTGCAGCAGGAAAACTCCATTCTCCGTGATGCCCTTAACCAAGCCACTAGTCAGGCTGAGAGCAA GCAAAATGCCGAGCTGGCCAAGCTGCGTCAGGAATGCACAAAGTTAACCAAGGAACTTGGAGAGAAGACAGAAAGTCTGCTTGCTGATGAGCACATCAGGAAAGGACTGGAGGCCAAGGTCCTCGCTACTGAGAAGCAGCTCTCCTTGTTTCAG GCAAACCATGGGGAGAGCGAGCAGGCTTTGCAGACAAGATTGGAGGAGGTGTGTGAAGAGCTCAGAGCAGCACAGAGTAGAAACAACAGCCTGCAGGCCACTTTGGACAAAGCCCAGCAAGAGACCAGCACACTCTCAG AGTTTCAGGTGCGTACTGAGAGATTGGAGGCGGAGATCAGTAAGCGTTCAGGTGAGGCGGATGCCCTCACTGCACAGCTGGAGGAGACACAGGCAGAGAAAAGCCAGCTTGAACAGCAGGTGGCCACTATCAACTCTCTGCTTGAGGCCAGTCAGACCAAAAATGAGGAGGTAAACCAG GGGAGTACTGCAGAAGTTGAACAGCTAAAGTACAG CCTTCAGGAGCGAGAGAACCAGTTGAACACACTGCATGAGGAACTGAAGCAACTGCAGATGAAGCAGGAAGCTGCT GACAACACTATCATTGAGCTAGAGCAGGGAAATAAGAG AGAGGATCTCAGCCTTATCACATCACTTCAGGATGAACTTGCGAACCTCAAAGAAGAGATG GCCAACCATGGGGAGAGCGAGCAGGCTTTTCAGAGGAAATTTGAGGAGGTGTGTGAGGAGCTCAGAGCAACACAGGATAGAAACAACAGCCTGCAGGCCACTTTGGACAAATCCCAGCAAGAGACCAGCACACTCTCAG AGTTTCAGGTGCGCACTGAGAGATTGGAGGCGGAGATCAGTAAGCGTTCAGGTGAGGCGGATGCCCTCACTGCACAGCTGGAGGAGACACAGGCAGAGAAAAGCCAGCTTGAACAGCAGGTGGCCACTATCAACTCTCTGCTTGAGGCCAGTCAGACCAAAAATGAGGAGGTAAACCAG GTGAATACTGCAGAAGTTGAACAGCTAAAGTACAG CCTTCAGGAGCGAGAGAACCAGTTGAACACACTGCATGAGGAACTGAAGCAACTGCAGATGAAGCAGGAAGCTGCT GAGAACATTTTTGTTGAGCTAGAGCAGAAGAATAAGAG TGGGGATGTCAGCTTTATCACATCACTTCAGAATGAACTTGCAAACCTCAAAGAAGAGCTG GTAGAGAGAACCACTGATCTTGAAGTACTACAAAACAG CGTGACTAAGAAGGATGGCCTTATCATATCACTacaagaggagcagagagaagtGAGAGAAAATGCGACCAATTATGCT CAAAACATTACAGCACAAATGACAGCTTTTCAAACTGAAACCAAAGAAATTCTCCAGACACTGTTCCCACAGATGCCTGTTGACACAGAGCAG tCCGACTGGTTACAAGTGTTTACGCAGAAAGCTCAGGAGGCTCTCAGCCAGCAGAGACGGGAGGCTCAGTTGTGCACT GAGTTGCTTGAGAAAATGAAGGAGGCTGAGGAGAGCCATGGCGCACTGCAGGCAGAATGTGAACAGTACAGGACAGTCCTGGCTGAAACG GAAGGAATGCTGAAACATCTGCAAAACAGTGTGGAGGAAGAAGAGCTCGTATGGAAGTCAAAGATGGCTGAGTTAGAGGATCAGCTGAGAATG GCTTTGGAGAGGGCCGGCAAGCTGGAGGAACAAAACCAAAGTGTAGAACAG TTGAAGGGGCACATGATGCTTCTGGAAGCCCAGCTGGAGAAGCAGTCGGAGAACCAGGGGATGTCAGAGGAGCTAGAACAG GTGAAGCTGCAGCTGGTGGATTGTCAGAGCCAGCTGGATTTGGCCCAGAAGGAGGCCCAGGCACACAAGGAGGAGCTTGCACAG TTTCAGAACGAGTTGAGTCAGACGACTGAGAAGCTGCACGGGGAGGTGGCTCAGAGACAGCTGCTTTCACAAGAGTTTGAGCAG GCCCAGGAGACTATCAGAGAACTTCAGGCTCAGTTGGATCTTCTGAAGGTTTCTTCAGAGTCACCACAAGTTGAAACAGAAGATGTTGGTCAGCTGAAG GAGCGcctggagaaagagaaaaagcttTCCAAAGACCTGGGCCAGGCAGCCACCAAGCTCCAGCAGCTCCTCAAAGCCACTCAGGAGCAACTGAccaaagagagagacacagtgagAACACTACAGGAGCACCTGGAAGGCAAG gGAGAATACGTGGAGCTAAAGGAAGGAACGTCCGTCTGA